One genomic window of Candidatus Kuenenia stuttgartiensis includes the following:
- a CDS encoding Rne/Rng family ribonuclease, whose product MEKTTKTKTRMLINAIEPEECRIAILENNILEELYIERSSREQIAGNIYKGRVVNIEPNLEAAFVDIGLKKNGFLHASDVLVPSEGKNQGEEADPPPVRHHRIRDVLQQGKEILVQVTKESLGTKGPSLTTYISLPGRYLVLMPEVKRYGVSKKITEEEERQRLKKILESLNPPKNIGFIVRTAGVQQTKRELQKDFHYLLKLWKNICKKSKEIDAPGVIYQESDLVIRVIRDIFSQDINEIIVDSESVFKRTREFLRIIMPKYEKQLKFYNKEKPLFHNFGIENAIEEINSRKIPLLHGGSIVLEQTEALVAIDVNSGKYKGKCDPEETAFRTNMIAAKEIARQIRLRDLGGVIVIDFIDMRNEKHIQAVEKAIADSLKRHRARTKMLKMSKFGTIEITRQRIRPSLRDVLFEECKFCCGTGYAKTVESLCLNIMRDVKFALHLPQVVRIEITSNNDVVDYLQNQKRKQMAEIEDAYNKKIVIFTDTANEYGKIDIRYFDNKGEPVTV is encoded by the coding sequence ATGGAAAAAACAACGAAAACGAAAACAAGGATGCTTATAAATGCGATTGAACCTGAAGAGTGTCGTATCGCTATATTAGAAAACAACATTCTTGAGGAATTGTATATTGAAAGAAGCTCACGTGAGCAGATTGCAGGGAATATTTACAAAGGAAGAGTGGTTAATATAGAACCAAACCTGGAAGCGGCATTTGTTGATATAGGGCTCAAAAAAAACGGATTTCTCCATGCTTCGGATGTGTTGGTTCCGTCAGAAGGAAAGAATCAGGGAGAAGAAGCGGATCCCCCCCCTGTAAGACACCATCGGATACGCGATGTTTTGCAACAAGGTAAGGAGATACTTGTTCAGGTAACAAAGGAAAGCCTTGGGACAAAGGGACCCAGTTTGACCACCTATATAAGTTTGCCGGGCAGATATCTGGTTTTAATGCCGGAAGTAAAGCGTTACGGCGTTTCCAAGAAAATAACCGAGGAAGAAGAGAGACAAAGGTTAAAGAAAATCCTTGAAAGCTTAAATCCCCCGAAGAATATTGGTTTTATAGTTCGAACCGCCGGTGTACAACAAACAAAGAGAGAACTACAGAAAGATTTTCATTATCTGTTGAAACTATGGAAGAATATCTGTAAAAAGTCGAAAGAGATTGACGCGCCAGGCGTAATTTATCAGGAAAGCGACCTGGTGATTCGCGTAATTCGTGATATATTTAGCCAGGATATAAATGAAATCATTGTAGATTCAGAATCTGTTTTTAAGAGAACACGAGAGTTCCTGCGGATAATAATGCCTAAATATGAAAAACAGCTTAAATTCTACAACAAAGAGAAGCCATTATTTCATAATTTTGGAATTGAAAATGCCATTGAAGAAATAAACTCGCGAAAAATTCCGTTGCTGCATGGCGGATCAATCGTTCTTGAACAGACAGAAGCATTAGTTGCGATTGATGTGAATAGCGGTAAATATAAAGGGAAATGCGATCCCGAAGAGACGGCGTTCAGGACGAATATGATTGCGGCAAAAGAAATTGCACGCCAAATAAGACTGCGGGATTTAGGGGGAGTAATTGTTATTGATTTTATCGATATGCGGAATGAAAAACATATCCAGGCGGTTGAGAAGGCAATTGCGGATTCGTTGAAGAGGCATCGCGCAAGAACAAAGATGCTGAAAATGTCAAAATTTGGTACAATTGAAATCACCAGACAGAGAATCCGGCCAAGTCTGAGAGACGTTTTGTTTGAAGAATGCAAATTTTGCTGCGGAACAGGCTACGCAAAAACAGTAGAATCTCTGTGTTTAAATATCATGAGAGATGTAAAATTTGCTTTACATTTACCTCAAGTCGTAAGGATTGAAATAACTTCAAATAATGACGTAGTCGATTATTTACAGAATCAGAAAAGAAAACAAATGGCGGAGATTGAAGATGCGTATAACAAAAAAATAGTTATTTTTACCGATACAGCAAATGAATATGGCAAAATAGATATTCGTTATTTTGATAATAAGGGTGAACCCGTTACCGTATAA
- the rplU gene encoding 50S ribosomal protein L21, which translates to MYAIINDRGKQYKVRTGEQFCIDLKADAKVGDDLEFDNVLVCSDESGNATFGSAANAKVVAEVKGVIKDKKCVTIKFRRRKASMRKRGHRERYTKIKVKEIIAG; encoded by the coding sequence ATGTATGCTATTATAAACGACAGGGGCAAACAATATAAGGTGAGAACCGGAGAACAGTTTTGTATTGATTTAAAGGCGGATGCCAAAGTTGGAGATGATCTGGAGTTTGACAATGTGCTGGTTTGTTCAGATGAATCCGGAAATGCAACATTTGGAAGCGCTGCAAATGCAAAGGTCGTTGCGGAGGTAAAAGGTGTAATAAAAGATAAAAAATGCGTGACGATAAAGTTTCGAAGGAGAAAAGCGTCTATGAGAAAACGCGGACATCGTGAGAGATACACAAAGATCAAGGTAAAAGAGATAATTGCCGGGTAG
- the ptsP gene encoding phosphoenolpyruvate--protein phosphotransferase, giving the protein MDFFFVNSKISERKVKIWNSNGLHARPATKFSEIANKYTSEIRVEAKGKNIDGKSIIELLTLGAENGTELLISAKGVDCAEALDALEELVNSKFEEEFMEIRKGIAVSPGVVIRQAFLFESEGFRIPRHVIKNEAVEDEVCRLEKAIDASKKEIEDLEKKVSENLGSEIGSIFGTHRMVLQDARLKDEIIKRIRKTNFTPEFAVSLALRVYIRKFQDIKDSYLAERVTDIFDVERRLLRNLLGEKREELKNLEEEVVLVAHDLTPSQTAMLDPQKVKGFATDGGGRTSHTAIVARALGIPAVVGLGTVTSDVFGGDIVIVDGNRGLVIVRPDDETLATYQSKVKSIDVFEKKLAIELKDQPSTTADGRHISIFGNIEFPREIGVNLNYGAEGIGLYRTEFLYLNSPTPPTEEQHLEAYTTVVQELKGRPVIIRTLDLGADKLPYLEHRKEGNPFLGCRSIRYCFENPSIFKIQLRALLRASALGEVKILFPLISSIQELRRAKQMVYETMEDLDKENISFDKNVKMGTMLEVPSSVMISDMLAKECDFFSIGTNDLIQYSLAVDRNNERVAYLYCPVHPAILRFLKFAIKSAHENDIPVGICGEMGGELEYTIPLVGLGLKEFSVAPATIIPEMKKIIRSVSFEEAREVAETVFKFDNPEKTKKYLNDFVRKILPEVY; this is encoded by the coding sequence ATGGATTTTTTCTTTGTAAACTCCAAAATATCTGAACGGAAAGTGAAGATATGGAATTCAAATGGCCTGCACGCGCGGCCTGCAACCAAATTTTCCGAAATTGCCAATAAATATACTTCTGAGATACGCGTGGAAGCAAAGGGTAAAAATATTGATGGCAAAAGCATCATTGAGCTTTTAACGCTTGGTGCGGAAAATGGCACGGAGTTATTAATAAGTGCGAAAGGGGTGGATTGTGCAGAAGCGCTGGACGCTCTGGAAGAACTGGTGAATAGCAAGTTTGAAGAAGAATTTATGGAAATCCGAAAAGGCATAGCCGTTTCACCGGGGGTTGTGATCCGGCAGGCTTTTTTGTTTGAGAGCGAAGGCTTCCGGATACCACGCCACGTCATAAAAAATGAGGCAGTTGAAGATGAGGTTTGCAGACTCGAAAAAGCGATCGATGCCTCTAAAAAAGAAATAGAGGATTTGGAAAAGAAGGTTTCTGAGAATTTAGGTTCTGAAATAGGGTCCATTTTCGGCACTCACAGAATGGTTTTGCAGGATGCACGGTTGAAAGATGAAATTATAAAACGGATTCGGAAAACCAACTTTACGCCTGAATTTGCAGTTTCTCTCGCCTTGCGTGTATATATCAGGAAATTTCAGGATATTAAAGATTCATACCTGGCGGAAAGGGTAACAGATATCTTTGATGTTGAACGCCGTCTTTTAAGAAATTTGTTGGGTGAAAAGAGGGAAGAACTTAAAAATCTTGAGGAAGAAGTAGTTTTAGTGGCGCACGACCTTACCCCTTCCCAAACGGCCATGCTTGATCCTCAAAAAGTGAAGGGTTTTGCCACCGATGGCGGAGGACGTACTTCTCATACGGCAATCGTTGCGCGTGCATTGGGGATTCCTGCAGTGGTAGGGCTTGGCACTGTTACCTCGGATGTTTTTGGAGGTGATATCGTAATTGTAGACGGAAACCGGGGATTGGTAATTGTCAGGCCAGACGATGAGACGTTAGCAACGTACCAAAGTAAGGTAAAGAGTATCGATGTTTTTGAGAAAAAACTGGCGATAGAACTAAAAGACCAACCTTCCACCACGGCGGATGGAAGACATATTTCCATTTTCGGCAATATTGAATTTCCACGGGAAATAGGTGTAAATTTAAACTACGGTGCGGAAGGGATAGGCCTTTACAGAACGGAGTTTCTCTATTTGAATTCTCCAACGCCTCCGACAGAAGAGCAGCATTTGGAGGCATACACTACCGTTGTTCAGGAACTAAAGGGAAGACCTGTTATCATCAGAACGCTTGATTTAGGTGCAGATAAGCTGCCATACCTGGAACATAGAAAAGAGGGAAATCCTTTCCTTGGGTGTCGTTCTATACGTTATTGTTTTGAAAACCCTTCCATATTTAAAATACAGCTTAGAGCCTTGCTGAGAGCCTCTGCTCTGGGAGAGGTGAAAATATTGTTTCCCTTAATTTCATCCATCCAGGAACTGAGACGGGCAAAACAGATGGTGTATGAGACGATGGAAGATCTGGACAAAGAGAATATTTCCTTTGATAAAAACGTCAAAATGGGAACGATGCTGGAAGTCCCCTCTTCTGTTATGATTTCAGACATGTTGGCAAAAGAATGCGATTTTTTTAGCATAGGCACAAACGATCTTATCCAATATTCTTTGGCGGTTGATAGAAACAACGAACGGGTGGCATATTTATATTGTCCTGTACATCCGGCGATTTTAAGGTTTTTGAAATTTGCGATAAAATCTGCACATGAAAATGATATTCCTGTTGGAATTTGCGGCGAAATGGGAGGGGAACTGGAATATACGATCCCCCTTGTAGGGCTTGGTCTGAAAGAGTTTAGCGTCGCTCCCGCAACAATCATACCCGAGATGAAAAAGATTATCCGGTCTGTTTCTTTTGAAGAAGCCAGGGAAGTGGCGGAAACTGTATTTAAGTTTGACAATCCGGAAAAAACCAAAAAATATCTTAATGATTTTGTAAGAAAAATTTTACCGGAAGTATATTAA
- a CDS encoding TIGR03936 family radical SAM-associated protein, whose product MFRIFYLVLVWSWLCQFKNVYLYGKVVFFTSLFYEGWLAIGEKIRIRFSKSGDIRFISHNDLMRTIERIIRRANIPIAMSKGFNPHPKISMPLALGVGMSGEDEILELELLHHEPLELLAERFRRQLPEGIRIVSARQIPLSERGAVDNVTYKIIFKNKDILQTLKIEDFWNEHSIVIKRMKKEVQKSVEIRSSVQKIWRENEALFLTFRLTPDGMPRPEEVVSALGVDINNELFEIIRTEVDISSV is encoded by the coding sequence GTGTTTCGTATTTTTTATTTAGTACTTGTTTGGTCCTGGCTATGCCAGTTTAAGAATGTATATCTTTACGGTAAAGTTGTTTTTTTCACCTCACTGTTTTATGAAGGATGGCTGGCCATAGGAGAAAAAATACGCATTCGTTTTTCCAAATCGGGGGATATTCGGTTTATTTCCCATAATGATTTGATGAGAACCATTGAACGGATAATACGAAGAGCAAATATCCCCATCGCAATGTCCAAAGGTTTTAATCCTCACCCAAAAATATCCATGCCGTTAGCGCTTGGTGTTGGCATGAGCGGAGAAGATGAAATTTTGGAATTGGAGTTGCTCCATCATGAACCGCTTGAGTTACTGGCGGAACGGTTCCGGAGGCAATTGCCGGAAGGGATTCGCATTGTTTCGGCCCGGCAGATACCGCTATCGGAAAGAGGCGCTGTTGATAATGTGACATATAAGATTATTTTTAAAAATAAAGATATTCTGCAAACCTTAAAAATTGAAGATTTCTGGAATGAACATTCTATCGTAATAAAACGCATGAAAAAAGAGGTGCAAAAATCCGTAGAAATCAGATCTTCTGTTCAAAAAATCTGGCGGGAGAACGAAGCCCTGTTTTTAACTTTCCGATTGACGCCGGATGGTATGCCGAGGCCTGAAGAAGTCGTAAGTGCCCTTGGGGTCGATATAAATAACGAGCTTTTTGAAATTATCAGGACGGAAGTGGATATCTCTTCTGTATAA
- the hpf gene encoding ribosome hibernation-promoting factor, HPF/YfiA family, translated as MDNITIVARHLDITEAIRNYALQKAEKIKKFFEWILHVQVTLDIGGDSSHLVEMVVNVSRGPTIVAEASNTDMYRSIDIVVDKVVAQLKKHKGKIESKIVRQKKHSIGEVAESEGKQEV; from the coding sequence TTGGATAATATAACAATAGTTGCCAGACATTTGGATATTACGGAAGCAATAAGAAATTATGCCTTGCAAAAAGCTGAAAAAATAAAAAAATTTTTCGAATGGATTTTGCATGTACAGGTAACGCTTGACATAGGGGGGGATAGCAGCCATCTTGTCGAAATGGTTGTCAATGTTTCAAGAGGACCCACGATTGTGGCAGAGGCGTCAAATACAGACATGTATCGTTCTATAGATATTGTTGTGGATAAAGTAGTTGCGCAATTGAAAAAACACAAGGGGAAAATAGAATCTAAAATTGTTCGTCAAAAGAAGCATTCTATTGGAGAAGTCGCAGAATCTGAAGGCAAACAAGAGGTATAG
- a CDS encoding PTS sugar transporter subunit IIA, which produces MKLTDFIVSEAIITEIQSVEKEAVIREMVCALRDAKKIDAKDVGRIIEALMKREELGSTGIGKGVAVPHTKHESIKNVIGSVARSAKGVDFNALDGEPVFLFFLLLSPTDSTGSHLAALEKISTAIRDDDFRRFMREAKGIEGMVDTLKEVDGIQV; this is translated from the coding sequence ATGAAATTAACTGATTTTATTGTATCTGAGGCGATTATAACAGAAATACAGTCCGTTGAAAAAGAAGCAGTCATCAGGGAGATGGTATGTGCTCTTCGTGATGCGAAAAAAATCGATGCAAAAGATGTTGGAAGGATTATTGAAGCCCTTATGAAAAGGGAAGAATTAGGAAGTACGGGCATAGGCAAGGGAGTGGCCGTACCCCACACAAAGCATGAAAGTATAAAAAATGTTATAGGTTCTGTGGCCCGTTCTGCAAAAGGGGTCGATTTTAATGCATTGGACGGCGAACCAGTATTCCTGTTTTTTTTGCTGCTTTCCCCCACCGATTCCACCGGGTCACATCTCGCCGCTTTAGAGAAAATATCTACCGCAATCAGAGATGATGATTTCCGTCGCTTTATGCGTGAAGCAAAAGGCATTGAAGGGATGGTAGATACACTGAAGGAAGTAGACGGTATTCAGGTGTAA
- the rpmA gene encoding 50S ribosomal protein L27: MAHKKGQGSSRNGRDSNPQMRGIKKFGGQSVITGSIIVRQCGTKFRPGKNVGLGRDYTIFSMIEGVVKFDTKRRISVYPATN; encoded by the coding sequence ATGGCACATAAAAAAGGACAAGGTTCTTCAAGGAATGGAAGAGACAGCAACCCCCAAATGAGAGGCATTAAAAAATTTGGCGGCCAATCCGTGATAACCGGCTCAATCATAGTTCGTCAATGCGGCACTAAATTCAGGCCAGGCAAAAATGTGGGACTTGGGAGAGATTATACGATTTTTTCCATGATAGAAGGCGTGGTGAAATTTGACACGAAACGCCGTATAAGTGTATATCCTGCCACTAATTAA